One Poecilia reticulata strain Guanapo linkage group LG4, Guppy_female_1.0+MT, whole genome shotgun sequence genomic window carries:
- the LOC103463796 gene encoding uncharacterized protein LOC103463796 codes for MTPSSRPQPSRELRDRLQSCGEMPSLHHGAIFVGAFLIVTGGSTAFLASYQSRLQAFSLCCVVLGVVMLILGLFWAMNSKNVANYNHRDFDPDCPHYPYNDYSNYSSHALFSPQLTRFPESQSVFLPRTMESQRNATRGEDFDYPPMDCGGLSPAPRPPPWQEPPPPYEVAIKTTCSSTHLRRAYSDTHLATEPLFGQSREISFEV; via the exons ATGACACCGTCCAGCCGGCCCCAGCCAAGCAGAGAGCTCAGAGACAGGTTGCAGTCCTGCGGGGAGATGCCTTCCCTGCACCACGGAGCAATCTTCGTCGGAGCCTTCCTCATTGTGACCGGGGGCTCCACAGCCTTCCTGGCCTCCTACCAGAGCCGCCTGCAGGCTTTCTCGCTGTGCTGTGTGGTGCTGGGGGTGGTCATGCTCATCCTGGGACTCTTCTGGGCCATGAACAGCAAAAATGTAGCGAACTACAACCACCGGGATTTCGACCCGGACTGTCCCCATTACCCTTACAACGACTACTCCAACTACTCCAGCCATGCTCTCTTCTCTCCTCAGCTGACTCGGTTCCCAGAGTCCCAGTCCGTGTTTCTGCCCAG GACGATGGAGAGCCAGAGGAACGCTACTCGTGGCGAAGATTTCGACTATCCACCCATGGACTGTGGCGGGTTAAGCCCAGCACCTCGCCCTCCACCGTGGCAGGAACCCCCGCCTCCGTATGAGGTCGCCATCAAAACCACCTGTAGCTCTACACACCTGCGGCGTGCATATTCAGACACACACCTGGCAACAGAGCCCTTGTTTGGACAGTCGAGAGAGATTAGCTTTGAGGTGTGA